The sequence GTTAGCAGCAGCAATTGGTCTGGCAGCTTGATGGGCATCAGCCCCTAGAAGTGTGTTCTGATGGCACCACGAGTTCTGGTCGTTGGCGCATCGGTAGGTGGCGCAACCGCAGCGATTACGCTGCGGTCGTTTGGTATCGAAACGATCATGATCGAGAAGGAGCTGAGTAAGGCCAAACCATGCGGTGGCGCTGTTCCACCGGCAGCGTTCCGTGAGTTTGACTTACCGACCAGCCTGATTGATCGTAAGGTTCGTCAGTGCCTGATCGTTTCGCCGTCGGGTCAAGAGACCCACGTGCCGGTAGCCGGTTCTGTGCCAAGTGCTGATGACTATGTGGCAATGGTACGGCGTGAGGTGTTTGATAGTTTCTTGCGTCAGCGTGCGCAGGAACGTGGGGCTGAATTAATCCACGCTCAGGTTACCGGTCTACGGGTTGATCGGCATGGGGTGACGGCTACCTACCGTACTCCTTCCGGTCATGAAGGTTCGGTTTGGGCCGATGTGGTGATCGGTGCTGATGGAGCCTATTCACCAACAGCGAAGTTTCTCGGTTTACCGAATCTGCCGCGGGCTGTGGCAATGCAAGAGCGGATCAAGCTGCCACCTGATAAGATGGCGCGTTGGGAAGAAACCGCTGATCTCTACCTCGGCCACGAAGTTAGCCCCGATCTGTATGCCTGGGCTTTTCCCAAACGTGACCATATTGCAGTAGGTATTGGTGCCGGCCCCGGTCATGGCTCGGCTGCCAAACAATTGCTGGCTAATCTCAAACGTCGCCTTGGTTCGGCCCTCGATGGTGGTCAGGTCATTTTGCGCGAAGCGCATGCATTGCCGATGGAACCGCGTCCGCACATGGCTTTTGATCGGGCAATGCTGATCGGTGATGCCGCCGGACTGGTGGTGCATACTTCCGGTGAAGGCATTTACTGGGCAATGAAGAGTGGTCAGATGGCTGCTCAAACACTGGCTGAGTACCTCGATGTGCCAAGTGCCGCCAACCTACGCCACTACGAGCGCCGCTGGTGGAAAGAGTACGGCATGATGTATCGCTTCCTACGCTTCTTGCAAATCTGGGGCTATGGGAACGAGCGACAGATGGAGGTCTTTACCGAAATGTGCCGTAATCTTG comes from Chloroflexus sp. Y-396-1 and encodes:
- a CDS encoding geranylgeranyl diphosphate reductase, yielding MAPRVLVVGASVGGATAAITLRSFGIETIMIEKELSKAKPCGGAVPPAAFREFDLPTSLIDRKVRQCLIVSPSGQETHVPVAGSVPSADDYVAMVRREVFDSFLRQRAQERGAELIHAQVTGLRVDRHGVTATYRTPSGHEGSVWADVVIGADGAYSPTAKFLGLPNLPRAVAMQERIKLPPDKMARWEETADLYLGHEVSPDLYAWAFPKRDHIAVGIGAGPGHGSAAKQLLANLKRRLGSALDGGQVILREAHALPMEPRPHMAFDRAMLIGDAAGLVVHTSGEGIYWAMKSGQMAAQTLAEYLDVPSAANLRHYERRWWKEYGMMYRFLRFLQIWGYGNERQMEVFTEMCRNLDVQRLTFDSYMHKKMAPVPWLAQLRMTAEIIASEVRNYLRPRPPLREQLGLTVIEKQRMVAAD